Proteins found in one Chitinophagales bacterium genomic segment:
- a CDS encoding ketoacyl-ACP synthase III — MKNRAAITAVASYYPEDVLSNKILETMVETSDEWIFERTGIKERRILKGENKGTSAMAIPAVQKLLREKQLSPEEVDLLICCTVTPDYVFPATANIISDKCGLVNAFSYDINAACSGFLFGLLTASKYIESGAYKKVIVVGADKMSSIIDYTDRQTCVIFGDAAAAVLLEPCSSEFGIQDAEMGTDGSGFQFLHQKAGGSALPPSAATVEQKLHYVYQEGKSVFKVAVTKVTECVSEIMKRHALSAQDVHWFVPHQANIRIIEAVNQRIGFNPERVTVNIQRYGNTTNATIPLCLDEWKTKFKKGDNLILATFGGGFTWGAIYLKWAI; from the coding sequence GTGAAAAATAGAGCCGCCATAACAGCCGTAGCATCTTACTATCCTGAAGATGTACTTTCCAACAAAATATTGGAAACAATGGTAGAAACATCCGATGAATGGATTTTTGAAAGAACAGGAATTAAAGAACGAAGAATATTGAAAGGTGAAAACAAAGGTACCTCTGCCATGGCAATTCCCGCAGTACAAAAACTACTGCGCGAAAAACAACTATCGCCCGAAGAAGTAGATTTACTTATTTGCTGTACCGTAACGCCCGATTACGTATTTCCCGCTACCGCCAATATTATTTCCGATAAATGTGGTTTGGTAAACGCATTTAGCTACGACATAAATGCCGCATGTTCCGGTTTTCTTTTTGGTTTGCTCACAGCATCAAAGTATATTGAAAGTGGCGCGTACAAAAAGGTAATTGTGGTGGGAGCAGATAAAATGTCTTCTATTATTGATTATACCGATCGCCAAACTTGTGTAATTTTTGGCGATGCAGCAGCAGCCGTATTGCTCGAACCATGCAGCAGCGAATTTGGAATTCAAGATGCAGAAATGGGCACCGATGGTTCCGGCTTCCAATTTCTGCACCAAAAAGCAGGAGGCTCTGCCTTACCGCCCAGTGCAGCCACCGTAGAACAAAAATTGCACTACGTTTACCAAGAAGGAAAATCGGTATTTAAAGTTGCCGTAACCAAAGTTACCGAGTGTGTTAGCGAAATAATGAAACGCCATGCACTAAGTGCACAGGATGTGCACTGGTTTGTGCCACACCAAGCCAATATTAGAATTATTGAAGCCGTAAACCAGCGCATAGGATTTAATCCCGAAAGAGTAACCGTAAACATTCAACGTTATGGCAATACCACCAATGCAACCATTCCACTTTGCTTAGATGAATGGAAAACAAAATTTAAAAAGGGCGACAACCTTATTCTTGCTACATTTGGCGGTGGCTTTACTTGGGGAGCCATTTACTTAAAATGGGCAATATAA
- a CDS encoding AAA family ATPase: MRIIGITGTLGAGKGTIVEYLQNQHGFLHFSVRDFLSAEIVKRKLPLNRDSMVEVANELRAKYSPSYIVEQLYELAKKSGKNSIIESIRTMGEVKALRQLHGFRLLAVDAAPELRYQRISERKSATDSVSFETFMDNERREMVSTDETKQNLSACIAAADFKLMNDGTFEELYAQIEDGLKQVYK; this comes from the coding sequence ATGCGCATAATTGGGATTACAGGAACCTTAGGTGCCGGAAAAGGTACCATCGTAGAATATCTTCAAAACCAACATGGCTTTTTACACTTTTCGGTACGCGATTTTTTAAGTGCCGAAATAGTGAAAAGAAAACTACCGCTCAACCGCGATAGCATGGTAGAAGTAGCCAACGAACTGCGTGCAAAATATTCACCAAGTTATATTGTAGAGCAACTCTACGAATTGGCAAAAAAATCGGGCAAAAACAGCATTATAGAAAGTATAAGAACTATGGGTGAAGTTAAAGCCCTGCGCCAATTGCACGGCTTTAGATTGCTGGCCGTAGATGCTGCTCCGGAACTTCGCTACCAAAGAATTTCGGAAAGAAAAAGTGCTACCGATTCTGTTTCGTTTGAAACTTTTATGGATAATGAAAGGCGTGAAATGGTTTCTACCGATGAAACCAAACAAAATCTTTCGGCATGTATTGCTGCAGCCGATTTCAAGCTCATGAACGATGGTACTTTTGAAGAGCTTTATGCACAAATAGAAGATGGATTAAAACAAGTTTACAAGTAA
- a CDS encoding PD-(D/E)XK nuclease family protein: MNFLQKVALEVIAQHGNNLSTIHVVLPTHRACYFFRKALLESGKTLWLPSINTLSDWVQKVAGLQTVDMLEEIMLLHSIYLQTGRGETLDEFLPLGRTLCNDFEEIDMHMVRIDWFFRELRNLASMKVYEPATELSASQLDYLKFWERFEVLYKTHRKELKTLGKANAGMIFRQVAENIEAISKDLSNFYFVGFDGLTKAEETIIRHMHTHAKATVFWNTDAYYVENTEREAGYFFRKYFKEWKGNMQYCENQILTTKKEVEVISVARSVGQAKVAVEVIANHLQLTDANAINTAVILSDEKLLQPLQYLLPSSLSKYNLTMGLPVLRSLAGEFFLLLFKLHDTTERIMTRTHKQKLYFKDVVALFQHSFFGALVPQAEIHAAIAAIRRKNIVFVDRSYFEKNHAGFPAQVLEVLFHTSHSDKYLQQLMLLAEQLIEHFKQAGKSEMELEFLHKISDAIGTIATPLANVVLQTKTIRALLNDEFKAHRVPFEGEPAEGLQIMGLMESRCLDFENIIVLSANEGVLPSGKGSKSYIPHPLRNAALFSHVQKDARTAYLFYRLFHKAKRIYLLYDTEGNSLGGGEKSRFLLQLGYELVKETSSIKLKESVYSVSPPAATAAAAISVPKTEAVLQTIKSNMAYGLSPSGLSTFINCPLQYYFRYIAHIQEADDVEESMESNTIGTAIHHVLEVLYKPKVGAVLTVDWLEQISKNSAEIERLLKEGFREKFDEDALMQGKNHLQYRLSLKMIDAFLKNEIARVKQGESIRIEALETPLETVFNVHDSTVKIKGFADRIEFQGKALTIVDFKSGKAKNVSLKGDEQEVMFKDPKFKVQFQLLMYAWTYWRMNATLSLPIQSGIFWLQRVNKGFDKLDINDTTLLGVEHLQFFEEQLLILLKELLNAEIPFMQTAEVERCTYCAYKRICKR, translated from the coding sequence ATGAATTTTTTACAAAAGGTTGCCCTCGAAGTTATAGCACAGCATGGTAATAATTTAAGCACCATACATGTGGTGCTACCCACACACCGTGCTTGCTATTTTTTTAGAAAAGCATTGTTGGAAAGCGGCAAAACACTTTGGCTTCCAAGCATCAATACGCTAAGCGATTGGGTGCAGAAAGTTGCAGGGCTGCAAACAGTAGATATGCTGGAAGAAATAATGCTGTTGCACAGTATCTATTTGCAAACAGGTAGAGGCGAAACATTAGATGAATTTTTACCACTTGGCAGAACACTATGTAATGATTTTGAGGAAATAGACATGCACATGGTGCGCATAGATTGGTTCTTTAGAGAGTTGCGCAATTTGGCATCAATGAAAGTGTATGAACCGGCTACCGAGTTAAGTGCTTCGCAATTAGATTATTTGAAGTTTTGGGAGCGTTTTGAAGTACTGTATAAAACGCATCGCAAGGAGTTAAAAACGTTGGGCAAGGCAAATGCAGGAATGATATTTCGCCAGGTGGCAGAAAATATAGAGGCAATAAGCAAAGACCTAAGCAACTTTTATTTTGTTGGTTTCGATGGTTTAACCAAGGCAGAGGAAACCATCATAAGGCATATGCACACACATGCTAAAGCCACAGTGTTTTGGAATACCGATGCGTATTACGTTGAGAATACAGAGCGCGAGGCAGGTTACTTTTTTAGAAAGTATTTTAAAGAGTGGAAAGGCAATATGCAGTATTGCGAGAACCAGATATTAACTACTAAAAAAGAAGTTGAAGTAATAAGTGTGGCACGCAGTGTTGGGCAGGCAAAAGTTGCAGTTGAAGTTATTGCCAATCACTTACAACTTACCGATGCAAATGCCATAAACACAGCAGTTATTTTATCGGATGAAAAGTTGCTGCAACCCCTGCAATATCTATTGCCCTCTTCACTAAGCAAGTATAACTTAACTATGGGTTTGCCGGTATTGCGCTCGCTTGCTGGCGAATTCTTTTTGTTGCTTTTCAAATTGCACGATACTACTGAGCGTATTATGACGCGCACACACAAGCAAAAGTTATACTTCAAAGATGTAGTGGCATTATTTCAGCATTCGTTTTTTGGTGCGCTGGTGCCGCAAGCAGAAATACATGCAGCAATAGCCGCCATACGCAGGAAAAATATTGTGTTTGTAGATCGCAGCTATTTTGAAAAGAACCATGCAGGCTTTCCAGCACAAGTGCTGGAAGTGTTGTTTCATACAAGCCATTCCGATAAGTATTTACAGCAGCTTATGTTGCTTGCCGAGCAGCTTATAGAGCATTTTAAGCAAGCAGGAAAATCTGAAATGGAGTTGGAATTTTTACATAAAATTTCTGATGCCATAGGCACCATTGCAACGCCCTTGGCAAATGTGGTGTTGCAAACCAAAACCATTCGCGCGTTGTTAAACGATGAGTTCAAGGCACACCGTGTTCCATTTGAAGGGGAACCTGCAGAGGGCTTGCAAATAATGGGTTTGATGGAGTCACGCTGCTTAGATTTTGAGAATATAATTGTTTTATCGGCAAACGAAGGCGTACTTCCATCGGGCAAAGGAAGCAAGAGTTATATTCCGCATCCGTTGCGCAATGCTGCTTTGTTTTCGCATGTTCAAAAAGATGCTAGAACAGCGTATTTATTCTATCGTTTATTTCATAAAGCCAAGCGTATTTATTTATTGTACGATACCGAAGGCAACAGTTTAGGCGGAGGCGAAAAAAGTAGATTCCTCTTGCAATTGGGATATGAATTGGTAAAAGAAACTTCCAGTATAAAACTGAAGGAAAGTGTTTACAGCGTTAGTCCGCCAGCGGCAACTGCGGCAGCAGCAATATCCGTTCCTAAAACAGAAGCTGTGTTGCAAACCATAAAATCTAATATGGCGTATGGACTTTCGCCATCGGGTTTGAGTACTTTTATCAATTGCCCGCTGCAATATTATTTCCGATACATTGCTCACATACAAGAAGCCGATGATGTAGAAGAAAGCATGGAGAGTAACACCATTGGCACAGCCATTCACCATGTTTTAGAAGTATTGTATAAGCCTAAAGTTGGCGCAGTGCTTACTGTTGATTGGCTGGAGCAAATTAGTAAAAATAGTGCAGAAATAGAGCGCTTACTAAAAGAAGGCTTTAGAGAGAAATTTGATGAAGACGCATTGATGCAAGGCAAAAACCATTTGCAGTATCGCCTGAGTTTAAAGATGATTGATGCGTTTCTGAAGAATGAAATTGCACGTGTAAAGCAAGGCGAATCTATACGCATAGAGGCATTGGAAACTCCTTTAGAAACAGTATTCAATGTGCATGATTCAACTGTAAAAATTAAAGGCTTTGCCGATAGAATTGAGTTTCAAGGTAAGGCACTTACAATTGTAGATTTTAAGAGTGGAAAGGCTAAAAATGTAAGCCTGAAAGGCGATGAGCAAGAGGTAATGTTTAAAGACCCGAAGTTTAAAGTGCAGTTTCAGTTGCTTATGTATGCATGGACTTATTGGCGCATGAATGCAACACTAAGTTTACCTATTCAATCAGGAATTTTTTGGTTGCAAAGAGTAAACAAGGGATTTGATAAGTTAGATATAAACGACACCACTTTATTGGGTGTAGAGCATTTACAATTTTTTGAAGAGCAGCTGCTTATCTTATTGAAAGAATTGCTTAATGCCGAAATTCCTTTTATGCAAACAGCAGAGGTTGAACGCTGTACTTATTGTGCCTATAAGCGGATTTGCAAGCGATAG
- a CDS encoding UvrD-helicase domain-containing protein produces the protein MLKIVKASAGSGKTYTLVKEYLRLALQQPQTYFKHILAITFTNKAANEMKSRVLEKLDALSELSSKEKHLIDFLCSELHLSPSELKIRCQSMLQAMLHHYADIGICTIDKFTHQVIRGFAYELKLNMNVEIEMDTDALLTQVVELLLNEIEDENSTQTSIERENLSKALIEFATAKMDEERSYNIEDELVNFSKNLLRDDTFMHRETLENTSIPALLDLQKALVVFIKGFDEKSDKIASEAIELIEKQGVTEEDFWQKSRSILGYFKQVKKKGANYDNAATGTTVHQKTIHEGKWASSPEADAKIAPIKERIADYFSLLTALHSNEYGEVALAKLIKKNIFPFMLLQAVNNILTSYKNENGLMLIAEFQHRVFSEVKDQPVPVIYERVGGRYNNIMIDEFQDTSVMQWHNLLPLIDNAVANMQECLIVGDAKQAIYRFRGGEVKQFSMLPEIYGSDKDWVLKEREINIMNHQPVVENLEYNFRSCANIIDFNNRFYELAKAQPELKDKAAYQDHAQKVGSSKKGGNVAIALVEKSDEEARLAKTLELVQAALQNKYKQRDIAILVDTNKIGTQVASYLINNGINVISPESLIIAEADSVKLLECALMYLHRSNDLVLRAELLYSLQLRFANNASIEAIAVDSNQRQFEGEISALIQQEFNAYKLLELRLFDLLHKLAALFKLDIGSDPFIQFFLDEVLLYSQRFIGNIQHFLEWWEKEKEKKSIIYPETLDAVKVMTVHKSKGLEFPVVILPNANFSTISRNKQVWINIDKPYYAGIHEFLLPVEKSLEKTSFAHLYTNERDSMFQEKLNLLYVATTRPTDWLYVIVNQQDQKKKAKASDSEDGEGGMSELGLLFHKFIEQEQVEEVSENMFQVYAEETVRQAHESKEKTTLFQVGGNITSAEDSVLQVRKNPRLKWRQSKLNDIAYGNLLHTILSEIKYADEYEVVTEKLLQSKAVESEIAARIKHDIAAVVHHPQLHKFFMPPFEIFNETGLSIQGELKFPDRVVLDKAANVVYIIDYKTGEEIAAHKAQLEVYKEGFNQLGFRVEAAIIYYTQTNLITIV, from the coding sequence ATGCTCAAAATTGTAAAAGCATCTGCCGGTTCGGGTAAAACATATACGCTGGTAAAGGAGTATTTGCGACTGGCATTACAGCAACCCCAAACCTACTTTAAGCATATACTGGCTATTACTTTTACCAATAAAGCAGCCAACGAAATGAAATCGCGCGTACTCGAAAAATTAGATGCGCTCTCTGAACTTTCGTCCAAAGAAAAACATCTCATAGATTTTTTGTGTAGCGAACTGCATCTCTCGCCCAGTGAATTAAAAATACGTTGCCAAAGCATGTTGCAAGCCATGCTGCACCATTATGCCGATATTGGTATTTGCACCATAGATAAGTTTACACACCAAGTAATACGCGGCTTTGCCTACGAACTAAAGCTGAATATGAATGTGGAAATAGAAATGGATACCGATGCTTTGCTTACACAGGTGGTAGAACTTTTACTTAATGAAATTGAAGATGAAAACAGTACACAAACAAGTATTGAACGCGAAAATTTATCGAAAGCACTTATAGAGTTTGCCACCGCAAAAATGGATGAAGAACGGAGCTATAATATTGAAGATGAGTTGGTGAATTTTTCTAAAAACCTTCTAAGAGACGATACCTTCATGCACCGCGAAACTCTTGAAAATACTTCAATTCCGGCACTCTTAGATTTACAGAAGGCATTGGTTGTATTCATAAAAGGTTTTGATGAAAAGTCAGATAAGATTGCCTCAGAGGCCATTGAGTTAATTGAAAAACAAGGTGTAACCGAAGAAGATTTTTGGCAGAAGAGTAGGAGCATTCTGGGCTATTTTAAACAAGTGAAAAAGAAAGGTGCTAACTATGACAATGCTGCCACAGGAACTACGGTTCACCAAAAAACAATACACGAAGGTAAGTGGGCTTCAAGCCCTGAAGCTGATGCCAAAATAGCCCCCATAAAAGAGAGAATTGCAGATTACTTTTCGTTGCTCACAGCCTTGCACTCCAATGAGTATGGGGAGGTAGCATTGGCTAAACTTATTAAGAAAAATATTTTCCCGTTTATGCTGCTGCAAGCAGTAAACAATATTCTTACGAGCTATAAAAACGAAAATGGTTTGATGCTTATTGCAGAGTTTCAGCATAGAGTGTTTAGTGAAGTAAAAGACCAGCCTGTGCCTGTAATTTATGAACGCGTGGGCGGCCGCTATAACAACATTATGATAGATGAGTTCCAAGACACATCTGTAATGCAATGGCACAACTTGCTTCCACTAATAGATAATGCTGTTGCCAATATGCAGGAGTGCTTGATTGTGGGCGATGCCAAGCAAGCCATTTATCGTTTTAGAGGAGGTGAAGTAAAGCAGTTTTCTATGCTGCCGGAAATATATGGCAGCGATAAAGATTGGGTATTAAAGGAGCGCGAGATAAACATTATGAACCACCAGCCTGTGGTAGAAAACTTAGAATATAATTTCCGCAGTTGTGCCAATATAATAGATTTTAATAACCGCTTTTATGAGTTAGCAAAAGCACAACCGGAACTAAAAGATAAGGCTGCTTACCAAGACCATGCACAAAAAGTAGGCTCTTCTAAAAAAGGTGGTAATGTGGCTATTGCACTGGTAGAAAAAAGCGATGAAGAAGCTAGGCTCGCAAAGACTTTGGAGTTGGTGCAAGCTGCACTGCAAAATAAGTATAAACAACGTGATATTGCCATATTGGTAGATACCAATAAAATAGGTACTCAAGTTGCATCGTATTTAATAAACAATGGCATAAACGTAATTTCACCTGAGAGTCTAATTATAGCCGAAGCAGATTCTGTAAAGTTGTTGGAATGTGCACTTATGTACCTGCACCGCAGCAACGATTTGGTGTTGCGCGCAGAACTTTTGTATTCACTACAGTTGCGGTTTGCTAATAATGCTAGTATTGAAGCTATTGCTGTAGATAGCAACCAGCGACAGTTTGAAGGAGAAATTTCAGCATTAATTCAGCAAGAATTTAATGCTTACAAATTATTGGAATTGCGCTTATTCGATCTGCTGCATAAGCTTGCTGCGCTTTTTAAATTAGATATTGGAAGCGACCCATTTATTCAGTTCTTTTTAGATGAAGTGCTTTTGTATAGTCAAAGATTTATCGGAAATATTCAACACTTTTTAGAATGGTGGGAGAAGGAAAAAGAGAAAAAAAGTATCATCTATCCCGAAACTTTAGATGCCGTGAAAGTAATGACGGTACACAAATCTAAAGGCCTTGAGTTTCCGGTTGTTATTTTACCCAATGCCAACTTTAGCACCATTTCTAGAAATAAGCAAGTATGGATAAACATAGATAAGCCTTACTATGCAGGTATTCACGAATTTCTATTGCCGGTAGAAAAAAGTTTAGAGAAAACTTCGTTTGCACACCTTTACACCAATGAGCGCGATAGTATGTTTCAAGAAAAGTTAAACCTACTGTATGTTGCTACTACACGCCCTACCGATTGGTTGTATGTAATAGTAAATCAGCAAGACCAAAAGAAGAAAGCAAAGGCAAGTGATAGCGAAGATGGAGAAGGCGGTATGAGTGAGTTAGGCTTATTGTTTCATAAATTTATTGAGCAAGAGCAGGTAGAAGAAGTAAGCGAAAATATGTTTCAAGTTTATGCAGAAGAAACTGTTAGGCAAGCGCATGAGAGCAAGGAAAAGACTACACTTTTTCAGGTTGGTGGCAACATTACTTCAGCTGAGGATTCAGTGTTGCAAGTGCGCAAAAATCCACGTTTAAAATGGAGGCAATCTAAGCTAAACGATATTGCTTACGGCAACCTGTTGCACACTATTTTAAGTGAAATAAAATATGCTGATGAATATGAAGTGGTAACCGAAAAGCTTTTACAAAGCAAAGCGGTAGAATCAGAAATTGCAGCACGCATTAAGCACGATATTGCAGCTGTGGTTCATCATCCGCAACTACATAAATTTTTTATGCCGCCATTTGAAATTTTTAATGAAACAGGATTAAGCATACAAGGCGAATTGAAATTTCCGGATAGAGTTGTGTTGGATAAAGCAGCTAATGTGGTTTATATCATAGACTACAAAACAGGTGAAGAAATTGCTGCCCATAAAGCTCAATTAGAAGTGTATAAAGAAGGATTTAACCAACTTGGATTTCGTGTAGAAGCGGCAATAATTTATTACACACAAACCAACTTAATAACCATAGTATAA
- a CDS encoding YihY/virulence factor BrkB family protein, which yields MDAIYKKLKRKFPFIKNWEGIAKSFTLPGFDGIPVYNVVLFFIEEIKKNSLPMRSKSIAFSFFLALFPALIFVFSLIPFLGIEALNETNIEELLRSVLPMGEFYEFIFGTLNEVLVKKRSDLLTGSFLLSGYLTTSGVLAMMASFDKSYEYYTKRSGILARLVATKISMLLVLMFLISVVLIVAGQDLFRFGFSLLQIDNSLTRFLINFLRYFVIVMLFFFSISLIYYYGPSTKTKYRFISPGATIATLLSLLASIGFSFYVTHLNRYNTIFGSIGTIMLMMIWININAFVLLIGYELNASIYHHRTTVGNKCSNE from the coding sequence ATGGATGCTATTTACAAAAAACTGAAACGCAAGTTTCCATTCATTAAAAACTGGGAAGGCATTGCAAAATCGTTTACACTTCCGGGTTTCGATGGTATTCCTGTGTATAATGTGGTACTCTTTTTTATTGAAGAAATAAAGAAGAACTCACTTCCCATGCGTAGCAAATCTATTGCATTCAGTTTCTTTTTGGCATTGTTTCCTGCGCTAATTTTTGTGTTTTCGCTTATTCCATTTCTTGGTATTGAAGCGCTGAACGAAACAAACATAGAAGAGCTATTGCGTTCTGTGCTTCCTATGGGTGAGTTTTATGAATTCATTTTTGGTACACTCAATGAGGTTTTAGTAAAAAAGCGAAGCGATTTACTAACCGGTTCCTTTTTGCTATCGGGCTATCTCACCACAAGTGGTGTACTTGCCATGATGGCATCTTTCGATAAATCGTATGAGTATTACACCAAGCGCTCCGGCATTCTTGCACGTTTGGTTGCAACAAAAATATCAATGCTGCTCGTGCTTATGTTTTTAATTTCTGTAGTGCTAATTGTTGCGGGGCAAGATTTATTTCGATTTGGTTTTTCACTCTTGCAAATTGATAATTCATTAACGCGTTTCCTTATCAATTTCCTACGCTACTTTGTTATAGTAATGCTCTTTTTCTTTTCTATTTCGCTCATTTACTACTATGGTCCCTCTACCAAAACCAAATACCGTTTTATTTCACCGGGAGCTACTATTGCCACGCTTTTATCGTTGCTCGCATCTATTGGATTTTCGTTTTATGTAACGCACTTAAATCGCTACAACACTATTTTTGGTTCTATTGGTACTATTATGCTTATGATGATTTGGATTAACATCAATGCGTTTGTTTTGCTTATAGGATACGAGTTAAATGCCAGTATTTATCACCATAGAACCACGGTCGGCAACAAGTGTTCTAATGAATAA
- a CDS encoding sulfite exporter TauE/SafE family protein — protein sequence MEQFYIPVVFLLFGFAGGFLGSMLGVGGGIIFVPLFTHFLRQAGVEGNVLVKCVLANSMLTIVFTGLAASYNQYKQGTYYPKPVLFTASAGVVSSLLTTYFISLGSWYNKEKFSIVFLTLLVAVTLRTFIKRNSSSYSNDLDKVGFKKLSAIGFGTGIVTALSGLGGGIIMVPAFSSILKIDIKKAISVSTGVIPIAALPLTIFYIVKSPLLFPSHIFNIGHIVPQYIVPLGIGITLAAKRGVKLGHKLSEMQLKLLMLLLIAIVATKMLWEVFIH from the coding sequence TTGGAACAGTTTTATATTCCTGTAGTATTCTTGTTGTTTGGTTTTGCGGGAGGTTTTTTGGGTAGCATGTTGGGTGTGGGTGGAGGTATTATTTTCGTTCCGCTTTTTACGCATTTTTTAAGGCAAGCAGGTGTAGAAGGAAATGTGTTGGTAAAGTGTGTTTTGGCCAATTCAATGCTTACAATTGTGTTTACAGGTTTGGCTGCCAGCTACAACCAATATAAGCAAGGTACATACTATCCTAAACCGGTATTGTTTACGGCTTCGGCAGGTGTGGTGTCTTCACTCCTTACTACCTATTTTATTTCGTTGGGAAGTTGGTATAATAAGGAGAAGTTTTCGATAGTGTTTCTTACGTTATTAGTGGCGGTTACGCTCCGCACATTTATTAAACGAAACTCCTCAAGTTATTCAAATGATTTAGATAAGGTAGGTTTTAAAAAGTTGTCGGCAATTGGTTTTGGTACAGGAATAGTTACAGCACTTTCGGGTTTAGGTGGCGGTATTATTATGGTTCCGGCATTTAGTTCTATCCTTAAAATAGATATAAAGAAGGCAATATCGGTTTCAACAGGAGTAATACCCATAGCCGCTCTGCCACTCACTATATTTTATATTGTGAAATCGCCTTTGTTATTTCCATCACACATTTTTAATATAGGACACATAGTGCCTCAATATATTGTACCATTGGGAATTGGTATTACACTTGCGGCTAAGCGAGGTGTAAAGTTGGGTCATAAACTCTCTGAAATGCAACTAAAACTATTAATGCTGCTGCTAATAGCAATAGTGGCTACTAAAATGCTGTGGGAAGTTTTTATTCATTAG
- a CDS encoding DUF255 domain-containing protein encodes MKKILFLIGVLFLSVTSFKSPKTTEGGGIKWLTWEQAQAAQKVKPKKIVVDVYTDWCGWCKRMDATTFSHPEIVKYVNEHYYAVKFNAEQRQPIVFNGKEYKFIGQGSRGYHELAAFIMNNKMSYPTTVYLDEQLSILSPVPGYLEPATFEMILSYFATNAFRNTQWEQYQNTFKGKIQ; translated from the coding sequence ATGAAGAAGATTTTGTTTTTAATTGGTGTATTGTTTTTGAGTGTTACCTCATTCAAATCGCCCAAAACCACCGAAGGTGGAGGTATAAAATGGCTAACATGGGAGCAAGCACAAGCAGCACAAAAAGTAAAGCCCAAAAAAATTGTGGTAGATGTTTACACCGATTGGTGTGGATGGTGTAAGCGAATGGATGCAACTACTTTTTCGCATCCCGAAATTGTGAAGTATGTAAACGAGCATTATTATGCCGTAAAGTTTAACGCAGAGCAGCGCCAACCAATTGTTTTTAACGGCAAGGAGTATAAGTTTATAGGGCAGGGAAGCAGGGGCTACCATGAATTAGCAGCATTTATTATGAACAATAAAATGAGCTATCCCACAACAGTTTACTTAGATGAGCAGTTGAGTATTTTATCTCCAGTTCCGGGCTATCTGGAACCGGCAACTTTTGAAATGATTTTGAGTTATTTTGCTACCAATGCGTTTAGGAATACGCAATGGGAGCAATATCAAAATACCTTTAAAGGCAAAATTCAATAG
- a CDS encoding DMT family protein: protein MKTVLLLLASNIFMTFAWYGHLKFKEIALWKVILVSWLIAFFEYCLQVPANRIGHTTFTATQLKIMQEVITLIVFAAFSLFFLKEDFKWNYAVSFMFIIGAVYFAFAKFE, encoded by the coding sequence ATGAAAACTGTATTACTCCTGCTTGCCTCCAACATATTTATGACCTTCGCTTGGTATGGGCATTTAAAATTTAAAGAAATAGCACTATGGAAAGTAATTTTGGTAAGCTGGCTTATAGCATTTTTTGAATACTGCCTACAAGTTCCTGCCAATAGAATTGGCCACACAACTTTTACTGCCACACAACTAAAAATAATGCAAGAGGTAATTACACTAATTGTATTTGCTGCCTTTAGCTTATTCTTTCTTAAAGAAGATTTTAAATGGAATTATGCAGTTTCATTCATGTTTATTATTGGAGCTGTGTACTTTGCGTTTGCCAAATTCGAATAG
- a CDS encoding SRPBCC domain-containing protein: MEYFEKVIEVNATEVSVYEALTSYIPKWWTVMFEGSSDKQGDSFTIYFGTSIFKTILVEELVPNKKVVWNVTNSLIDIPELTNKKEWIGTTIVWELQSKVGSTELHLAHIGLTPQVECYTICEGGWHQFIASLKAFLETGSGNPFKQ, encoded by the coding sequence ATGGAATATTTTGAAAAAGTAATTGAAGTAAATGCCACAGAAGTTAGTGTTTATGAAGCATTAACCAGCTATATTCCAAAGTGGTGGACTGTAATGTTTGAAGGATCATCGGATAAGCAAGGAGATTCATTTACCATCTATTTTGGTACAAGTATTTTTAAAACAATATTGGTAGAGGAGTTAGTACCCAATAAGAAAGTTGTTTGGAATGTTACCAATTCACTTATTGATATACCTGAATTGACCAATAAAAAAGAGTGGATTGGTACTACAATAGTTTGGGAGCTGCAATCTAAAGTTGGCAGCACGGAATTACACCTTGCTCACATAGGGCTTACTCCGCAGGTTGAGTGTTATACAATTTGCGAGGGCGGCTGGCATCAGTTTATAGCCAGTTTAAAGGCATTTTTGGAAACAGGCAGTGGAAATCCATTTAAGCAGTGA